In a genomic window of Virgibacillus sp. SK37:
- a CDS encoding amidase family protein, translating to MSKPTFNILESTITEIQYAIQQESLTSKELTLLYMEQIANFNHAGPNINAVLEINPEALHIAEALDMERKQKGVRSPLHGIPILLKDNIDTGDKMHTTAGSIALSNHYAKEDAFLVKKLREAGVVILGKTNLTEWANFMTEDMPNGYSSHGGQVLNPYGPGKIDVGGSSSGSGAAIAANFALGAIGTETSGSILSPASLNSIVGIKPTVGLISRTGIIPISNSQDTAGPMTRTVEDAALLLGAIMGTDAADPSIGMAEGQTTNYTSFLNLDGLANKRIGLPINYFNKMDKEEKQLCQHAIHVMKDLGAIIIEVEELPLELPESTVMFHEFKNGVNAYLARSSSVSSVSSLTDIIHYNQVHKKEALKYGQTVLLEADMKSGLMTEKEYLQHRINDIRLCQKEGIDKVLESNQLDALLFMNTDGCQIAAKAGYPSITVPAGYTTKGKPSGITFTGTAFSEANLIQLAYAYEQATLHRRTPHLEAE from the coding sequence ATGTCTAAACCAACTTTTAACATTTTGGAATCCACAATAACTGAAATCCAATATGCTATACAACAAGAGAGCTTAACTTCAAAAGAACTTACCCTGCTTTACATGGAACAAATAGCAAATTTTAATCATGCAGGACCAAATATTAATGCCGTTCTGGAAATTAACCCTGAAGCATTGCACATTGCTGAAGCACTCGATATGGAGCGAAAACAAAAAGGAGTCAGGAGTCCGCTACATGGAATCCCGATCTTACTTAAAGATAATATCGACACAGGCGATAAAATGCATACTACTGCTGGTTCCATTGCATTATCTAATCATTACGCGAAAGAGGATGCCTTTTTGGTAAAGAAGCTTCGGGAGGCAGGCGTTGTAATTCTAGGAAAAACCAATCTTACAGAATGGGCTAATTTTATGACTGAAGATATGCCGAATGGATATAGTTCACATGGTGGCCAAGTATTAAATCCTTATGGACCAGGTAAAATCGATGTAGGTGGATCCAGTTCAGGCTCAGGGGCTGCTATTGCTGCTAATTTTGCATTAGGTGCTATTGGTACAGAGACTAGTGGCTCGATACTTAGTCCTGCGAGCCTGAATTCCATTGTTGGTATTAAGCCTACGGTAGGCCTTATTAGCAGAACTGGTATTATTCCTATCTCTAATAGCCAGGATACTGCGGGCCCTATGACTCGTACAGTGGAGGATGCCGCATTACTACTTGGTGCTATCATGGGAACAGATGCGGCAGATCCTTCTATAGGGATGGCGGAAGGACAAACTACTAATTATACTTCCTTCTTAAATTTGGATGGTTTGGCAAATAAAAGGATTGGGTTGCCAATCAACTATTTCAATAAAATGGATAAGGAAGAAAAGCAATTATGTCAGCATGCCATTCATGTCATGAAGGATTTAGGAGCAATTATTATTGAAGTGGAAGAATTACCTCTGGAGCTGCCGGAATCTACAGTAATGTTTCACGAGTTTAAGAATGGAGTTAATGCTTATTTAGCAAGAAGTTCATCCGTCTCCTCAGTAAGCTCTCTTACAGATATCATCCACTATAATCAAGTTCATAAAAAAGAAGCTTTAAAGTATGGGCAAACTGTCTTGCTTGAAGCTGATATGAAAAGTGGTTTAATGACAGAAAAAGAGTATTTACAGCACAGAATAAATGATATCCGACTATGTCAAAAAGAAGGGATAGATAAAGTGCTGGAAAGTAACCAACTGGATGCATTATTATTTATGAATACAGATGGTTGCCAAATCGCTGCAAAGGCAGGATACCCTTCTATTACGGTTCCGGCTGGTTACACAACAAAAGGGAAGCCTTCTGGTATTACGTTTACAGGTACGGCTTTTAGTGAAGCAAATTTAATTCAACTTGCTTATGCCTATGAACAAGCTACACTTCACCGAAGAACTCCACACCTGGAAGCAGAATAG
- a CDS encoding MBL fold metallo-hydrolase — MDQESNIREHKNFIPMTSITSGGGIQVKSDVYYYTDQIANFCFIGYPEKGDWVLVDAGLPNAAPEIKSVVVDRFGRGSKPSAIILTHGHFDHVGGLADLIDEWEVPVYAHQLELPYLQGQKNYPQPDTSVEGGLLAKISSIYPNEAINLGDAVQPLPDDHSVPGLDDWTWIHTPGHSPGHVSFYRESDSLLLSGDAFITVRQDSFYKVLMQQEEVNGPPRYLTTDWQAAKASVEKLAALKPETVISGHGIVMKGEKLAAGLEKLVNNFDKMAVPDYGKFVDGERPDYH; from the coding sequence ATGGATCAAGAAAGCAATATACGTGAACATAAAAATTTCATCCCAATGACTTCAATTACCAGTGGTGGTGGTATCCAAGTTAAAAGTGATGTTTATTATTATACAGACCAAATTGCGAACTTTTGTTTTATTGGTTATCCCGAAAAAGGAGATTGGGTACTTGTAGACGCTGGTTTGCCAAATGCAGCACCTGAGATAAAATCCGTAGTAGTAGATCGTTTCGGAAGAGGAAGTAAACCATCTGCTATTATTTTGACACATGGACATTTTGACCATGTAGGTGGGTTAGCAGATTTAATTGATGAGTGGGAAGTGCCTGTATATGCACATCAATTGGAACTACCGTATTTACAAGGGCAAAAAAACTATCCCCAACCTGATACATCCGTAGAAGGGGGATTGTTAGCAAAGATTTCTTCTATTTATCCAAATGAAGCTATTAATTTAGGTGACGCTGTGCAGCCGCTACCAGATGACCATTCTGTGCCTGGGTTGGATGATTGGACTTGGATTCATACTCCTGGTCATTCACCTGGACATGTTTCCTTTTATAGAGAAAGTGATTCGTTGTTATTATCAGGAGATGCCTTTATTACAGTAAGACAGGATTCTTTTTATAAAGTGTTAATGCAACAGGAAGAAGTAAATGGTCCACCAAGATATCTGACAACAGACTGGCAAGCGGCTAAAGCTTCTGTTGAAAAACTTGCTGCATTAAAACCTGAAACGGTAATATCTGGGCACGGAATAGTTATGAAAGGCGAAAAACTTGCTGCTGGTTTGGAAAAGTTAGTGAATAATTTCGATAAAATGGCCGTACCGGATTACGGGAAATTTGTAGACGGTGAACGTCCTGATTACCATTAA
- a CDS encoding ABC transporter ATP-binding protein, giving the protein MVDIKNVFKAYNQKKVIEDVSVHIEKGKITSFIGPNGAGKSTLISMVSRLITKDGGEITIDGKDVLKTKNNEMAKKISILKQSNSINLKLTVRELVSFGRFPYSQGRLKEEDWQKVDEAIDYMELREMQDKFLDELSGGQRQRAHIAMVIAQDTEYILLDEPLNNLDMRHSVQIMKTLRRLVDELNKTIVIVIHDINFASCYSDNIVALKDGKVVKHGRACDVIDECVLKDIYDMDIDIKNIDDKRICVYF; this is encoded by the coding sequence ATGGTAGATATTAAAAATGTTTTTAAAGCGTATAACCAGAAAAAAGTGATTGAAGATGTTTCTGTTCATATTGAAAAAGGGAAAATCACTTCTTTTATCGGACCAAACGGAGCCGGTAAAAGTACGCTAATCTCTATGGTTAGCCGGCTTATAACAAAGGATGGTGGAGAAATCACTATCGATGGAAAAGATGTTCTCAAAACAAAAAATAATGAGATGGCAAAAAAGATTTCTATCCTCAAGCAGTCCAACTCAATTAATCTAAAGTTAACTGTTAGGGAGCTTGTTTCCTTTGGCCGCTTTCCATACTCTCAAGGAAGATTAAAAGAAGAGGATTGGCAGAAAGTTGATGAAGCAATTGACTACATGGAATTAAGAGAGATGCAGGATAAATTTCTTGATGAGTTAAGTGGTGGGCAACGCCAACGCGCTCATATTGCCATGGTTATTGCACAGGATACGGAATACATTCTACTTGATGAACCGTTAAATAATTTGGATATGCGTCATTCCGTGCAAATTATGAAAACATTGCGCAGACTGGTGGATGAATTAAATAAAACAATTGTAATTGTAATCCATGATATTAATTTTGCATCCTGTTATTCAGATAATATTGTAGCACTAAAAGATGGCAAGGTTGTTAAGCATGGCCGAGCATGTGATGTCATTGATGAATGTGTATTAAAAGATATCTATGATATGGATATTGATATTAAAAATATTGATGACAAACGAATTTGTGTTTATTTCTAA
- a CDS encoding iron chelate uptake ABC transporter family permease subunit — translation MDYKKKTIILAIVAVLLAFLYIFYNLTGNIDYILPRRIIKVVAIILTGGAIAFATTIFMTITNNRILTPSVMGLDSLYLLIQTMIVFVFGSQSLVMMNSKVNYLVSIGCMVVFSLILYRVLFKGEKNNIYFLLLIGMILGTFFGSLTSFMQVLIDPNEFMIAQDKMFASINNVNTDLVYLSVGLIVLVFLYFMRYFKYLDVLALGKDEAINLGVPYDHVVKRLLIIVAVLIAISTALVGPITFLGLLVVNVAYEFLKTFRHSYLLTGSMLISIIALLGGQFIVEKIFTFQTTISVIINFIGGVYFIYLLLKENKSW, via the coding sequence ATGGATTATAAGAAAAAAACAATTATCTTAGCTATCGTAGCAGTTTTGCTAGCTTTCCTTTATATATTTTATAATCTCACGGGAAATATCGACTACATTCTGCCGAGAAGGATCATTAAAGTGGTTGCGATTATTCTCACTGGTGGGGCAATAGCTTTTGCAACAACCATATTTATGACAATTACTAATAACCGTATTTTAACACCGAGTGTAATGGGTCTGGATTCTTTATATTTATTGATCCAAACAATGATTGTATTCGTATTCGGTTCTCAATCGCTTGTCATGATGAACAGTAAAGTCAATTATCTAGTATCTATCGGTTGTATGGTCGTATTCTCCCTCATACTTTACCGGGTCCTATTCAAGGGGGAAAAGAACAATATTTATTTTCTTTTGCTAATCGGTATGATTCTCGGTACCTTCTTTGGTAGTCTGACATCGTTCATGCAGGTACTGATTGATCCAAACGAGTTTATGATAGCGCAGGACAAAATGTTTGCGAGTATTAACAATGTAAATACTGATCTCGTATATCTGTCAGTTGGATTAATAGTTCTTGTTTTCTTATACTTTATGCGCTATTTCAAGTATCTGGATGTACTGGCACTAGGCAAAGATGAGGCAATAAACTTAGGTGTTCCTTACGACCATGTAGTAAAACGATTACTTATTATCGTGGCAGTATTAATAGCCATATCTACTGCTCTCGTAGGACCAATTACCTTTTTAGGATTGCTTGTTGTCAATGTTGCTTATGAATTTTTGAAGACATTTCGACATTCCTACTTGCTGACAGGGTCCATGTTAATTAGCATAATTGCATTGCTTGGCGGTCAATTTATTGTTGAAAAGATATTCACATTTCAAACTACAATAAGTGTCATTATCAATTTCATAGGTGGAGTTTACTTCATATATCTTTTGTTAAAGGAGAATAAATCATGGTAG
- the rsgA gene encoding ribosome small subunit-dependent GTPase A: MEKIEKLGWNSPSHNYDEEKIARVITVQKNRYRVTDGEGDFLAHISGKFRKDASQPIDFPAVGDWVVVEKLPQEQKAVILEILPRKSQFIRHAAGSKTEAQVVGANIDTVFIVNSLNQDLNLRRMERYILSAYDSGASPVILLTKKDECTEEEVKENVALVEGIAFGIPILVISSLTGEGISELLDYLPLRKTGALLGSSGVGKSTLVNRLMNDVVQETKSIREADSKGRHTTTHREMFFLPNGAFLIDTPGMRELQLWEGEAMLESAFQDIESLEAECRFVDCSHETEPGCRIKEAVEFGELSTERLESYRKLQRELAYEKRKQNKKSMLDEKNRWKQISKEQRHKYKNRR, encoded by the coding sequence TTGGAAAAAATAGAAAAGTTAGGTTGGAATTCCCCATCACATAATTATGATGAGGAAAAGATAGCACGTGTAATTACTGTGCAGAAGAATAGGTATCGAGTAACTGATGGTGAAGGTGACTTTTTGGCCCATATTAGTGGGAAATTTCGAAAGGATGCAAGTCAACCAATTGACTTCCCGGCTGTAGGTGACTGGGTTGTTGTCGAGAAATTACCGCAGGAGCAGAAAGCAGTAATTCTAGAGATCCTCCCAAGGAAAAGTCAGTTTATTCGTCATGCAGCAGGAAGCAAAACGGAGGCCCAAGTAGTCGGGGCAAATATAGACACCGTATTTATTGTAAATTCGTTGAATCAAGACCTGAATTTGCGACGTATGGAGCGATATATTTTGTCGGCATATGATAGTGGAGCATCTCCAGTGATCCTATTAACGAAGAAAGATGAATGCACAGAAGAAGAGGTTAAAGAAAACGTAGCTCTAGTAGAAGGAATAGCTTTTGGCATTCCAATTCTTGTTATTAGTAGTCTAACCGGAGAAGGAATCTCTGAACTGCTCGACTACCTTCCGTTAAGGAAAACAGGTGCATTGCTTGGTTCTTCAGGGGTGGGAAAGTCAACGTTAGTAAACAGGTTAATGAATGATGTGGTGCAAGAAACAAAATCAATTAGGGAAGCAGATAGTAAAGGTCGACATACAACAACCCACCGAGAGATGTTTTTCTTGCCTAATGGAGCTTTTCTTATTGATACCCCAGGTATGAGAGAACTGCAACTATGGGAAGGTGAAGCAATGTTGGAGTCAGCTTTTCAAGACATCGAATCCCTGGAAGCAGAATGTCGTTTTGTGGATTGCAGTCATGAAACCGAGCCTGGCTGCCGTATAAAAGAGGCGGTGGAGTTTGGAGAGTTGTCAACAGAACGCTTGGAGAGCTATAGGAAATTGCAGCGTGAACTAGCCTACGAAAAGAGAAAGCAGAATAAAAAGTCGATGCTCGACGAGAAAAATCGCTGGAAGCAAATAAGTAAGGAACAACGACATAAATATAAAAATAGAAGATAA
- a CDS encoding aldo/keto reductase codes for MEYITLNNNLQMPQLGFGVWQVPNDEVTKAVEKAIEVGYRSIDTAKVYENEEGVGKALANSNVAREDLFITTKVWNSDQGYEKTLQAFDASLERLGIDYVDLYLIHWPTPEFDDYVETYKALEKIYNDGRAKAIGVCNFNIEHLQRLLDECEVTPAVNQVECHPYLQQPELKEFCAKHNIYLEAWSPLMQGGEVLENATVKQIAEKHKKTAAQVIIRWHLQYENIVIPKSVTPSRIEENFNVFDFELSTEEMNKLKELNRNERKGPEPSEMNVR; via the coding sequence ATGGAATATATCACATTAAATAATAATCTGCAGATGCCGCAACTTGGTTTTGGAGTCTGGCAGGTACCAAATGATGAGGTAACAAAAGCAGTTGAAAAAGCAATTGAGGTTGGTTATCGTTCCATTGATACAGCGAAAGTATATGAGAATGAAGAAGGTGTAGGGAAAGCGCTGGCCAATTCAAATGTGGCTCGTGAAGATCTTTTCATTACTACAAAGGTTTGGAATAGTGATCAAGGATATGAAAAAACACTCCAAGCATTTGATGCAAGCCTTGAAAGGTTAGGGATTGACTATGTTGATTTATACCTTATTCATTGGCCAACACCTGAATTTGATGATTATGTAGAAACTTATAAAGCATTGGAAAAAATATATAATGATGGTCGCGCAAAAGCCATCGGAGTATGTAATTTTAATATCGAACACTTACAACGATTATTGGATGAGTGTGAGGTAACACCAGCAGTTAACCAAGTGGAATGTCATCCATATCTTCAGCAACCAGAGTTAAAAGAATTTTGTGCAAAGCATAATATCTACTTGGAAGCATGGAGCCCGCTAATGCAGGGGGGAGAAGTGTTAGAAAATGCTACTGTAAAACAGATTGCAGAGAAGCATAAGAAAACAGCTGCACAGGTAATTATTCGCTGGCATTTACAGTATGAAAACATTGTTATCCCTAAATCAGTGACTCCATCACGAATTGAAGAAAATTTTAATGTATTCGACTTTGAGTTAAGTACAGAGGAAATGAATAAATTGAAAGAATTAAACCGTAACGAGCGCAAAGGCCCGGAACCAAGTGAAATGAACGTACGGTAA
- a CDS encoding DsbA family oxidoreductase has protein sequence MKIEIWSDFVCPFCYIGKRRFENALTDFKHNNEVEVEYKSYELDPNAKQQPGKSFHELLAGKYNMTVEKAKRMNEDLGKQAEEVGLSYHFDKMQHTNTFDAHRVAKFAAEHGKGKEMTERLLHAYFTEGKLISDHITLIDLAKEVGLNEEAVTELLKVDDYAIHVRADEEQARQIGVQGVPFFVFNEKYAVSGAQPSSVFTEVLERVWTEENEGPTLQSLNPTKSKTTYCTDEGCETEE, from the coding sequence TTGAAAATAGAGATTTGGTCGGACTTTGTTTGTCCTTTTTGTTATATTGGTAAGCGAAGATTTGAAAATGCATTAACTGATTTCAAGCATAATAATGAAGTTGAAGTAGAATATAAAAGTTATGAATTAGATCCAAATGCAAAGCAGCAACCTGGTAAAAGCTTTCATGAATTGTTGGCAGGGAAGTATAACATGACAGTGGAGAAAGCAAAACGTATGAATGAAGACTTAGGAAAGCAGGCAGAAGAGGTCGGACTATCTTATCATTTTGATAAGATGCAACATACCAACACGTTTGATGCTCATCGTGTCGCGAAATTCGCAGCGGAACATGGTAAAGGAAAAGAGATGACTGAACGGTTGCTTCATGCCTACTTTACTGAGGGTAAACTGATTAGTGATCACATAACACTAATTGATCTTGCTAAAGAAGTTGGTTTGAATGAGGAAGCCGTAACAGAATTACTGAAAGTGGATGATTACGCTATCCATGTCCGTGCCGATGAAGAACAAGCACGTCAAATTGGGGTGCAAGGTGTTCCATTCTTTGTATTCAATGAGAAATACGCGGTGTCTGGGGCGCAACCTTCTTCTGTTTTTACAGAAGTTCTTGAAAGAGTCTGGACAGAGGAAAATGAAGGACCAACTTTACAGTCATTAAATCCAACGAAGTCTAAAACAACCTACTGTACAGATGAGGGCTGCGAAACGGAAGAATAA
- a CDS encoding ABC transporter permease: MKIRYLVTVLIILSITSVFTGVSNVSILDIFSLTEDQIQILTVSRLPRLVSILIAGMSMSICGLIMQQLSKNKFVSPTTSGTLDSARLGILVSMMIFTSASPFQKMGVSFIFALLGTFIFMKILEKVKFKDAIFIPLIGLMFGNIISSISTFFAYKNDLIQNLSSWMQGDFSMIMSGNYELMFVSIPILGLAFFYANKFTIAGMGEDFSKNLGLNYRQVVNLGLVIVALVTASVVLAVGMIPFLGLIIPNIVTIYQGDHLKKSLIHTALLGAIFVMACDIIGRVIIYPYEIPISLTVGVIGSGVFIYLLLRRKKYGL, from the coding sequence ATGAAAATCCGTTACTTAGTTACAGTACTTATTATCTTATCTATTACATCTGTATTTACTGGTGTATCCAATGTATCTATACTAGATATTTTTTCTTTAACCGAAGACCAAATACAAATACTAACAGTAAGTAGACTTCCCAGACTAGTAAGTATTCTAATTGCTGGAATGAGCATGAGTATCTGTGGGTTGATTATGCAGCAGCTTAGTAAGAACAAGTTTGTCTCACCTACAACTTCTGGTACATTGGATTCTGCGAGGCTGGGGATACTTGTTTCGATGATGATCTTTACATCCGCAAGTCCTTTTCAAAAAATGGGCGTATCCTTTATTTTCGCTTTACTTGGTACGTTTATTTTTATGAAGATACTTGAAAAGGTTAAATTTAAGGATGCTATTTTCATCCCCTTAATCGGTTTGATGTTTGGTAATATCATAAGTTCTATTTCGACTTTTTTTGCTTATAAGAATGACCTGATTCAAAATTTGTCATCATGGATGCAAGGCGATTTTTCCATGATAATGAGTGGGAATTATGAGTTGATGTTCGTAAGTATACCGATTTTAGGTCTGGCATTTTTTTATGCAAATAAGTTTACTATTGCCGGGATGGGAGAAGATTTCTCCAAAAACCTTGGTTTGAATTATCGTCAAGTAGTGAATTTAGGTTTAGTTATCGTAGCACTTGTGACCGCATCAGTTGTATTGGCTGTTGGTATGATTCCATTTTTAGGGTTAATTATCCCGAACATTGTCACAATATATCAGGGTGACCACCTGAAGAAAAGTCTAATACATACAGCATTGCTCGGGGCCATATTTGTAATGGCATGTGATATTATCGGCAGGGTTATCATTTATCCATATGAAATCCCAATCAGTTTAACCGTCGGGGTGATAGGTAGTGGCGTGTTTATCTACCTATTATTAAGGAGAAAGAAATATGGATTATAA
- the fni gene encoding type 2 isopentenyl-diphosphate Delta-isomerase, giving the protein MEEGINKRKTEHIRLCLTENVEGVDKSTGLEGISFIHNALPEINFDDICLSTSFLNKSIQAPFLVSSMTGGSELAATINQNLAMAAEKRGWAVALGSTRALLESDAHKESFQIRKQAPTVPLIANLGAVQLNYGYGAEEAQRIVDMTGADSLVLHFNSLQEAVQDGGDLNFEDLLPKIEKICKTVDVPIGAKEVGFGIDGFVAEKLYNAGIAYIDVAGAGGTSWSQVEKLRSQDPLKKAAAEAFNDWGLPTKDCLVSVKSKLPDIPLVASGGMKTGVDAAKAITIGADVVGYARQLLQAATESTELVERKMQQIELELMMTMFGIGVKTLDELKNTQRVTIMGRSLLEENS; this is encoded by the coding sequence ATGGAGGAAGGAATTAATAAGCGCAAAACGGAACACATACGTCTTTGTTTGACGGAGAATGTAGAAGGTGTTGACAAATCAACAGGACTGGAAGGAATTTCATTTATACATAATGCATTACCGGAAATTAATTTTGATGACATATGCTTGAGCACGAGCTTTCTTAATAAGTCGATACAAGCACCTTTCCTGGTAAGCTCCATGACGGGTGGGTCAGAACTTGCGGCAACAATCAATCAGAATTTGGCAATGGCGGCGGAAAAAAGAGGTTGGGCAGTGGCACTAGGTTCTACAAGAGCACTTTTGGAAAGTGATGCACACAAAGAGTCTTTTCAAATTCGCAAACAAGCACCTACTGTTCCACTTATTGCTAACCTCGGTGCTGTTCAGCTAAATTACGGTTACGGAGCAGAAGAGGCTCAACGCATTGTGGATATGACAGGAGCGGATTCTCTTGTGCTTCATTTTAATAGCTTACAGGAAGCAGTACAGGATGGCGGAGATTTAAACTTTGAAGATTTGCTACCGAAAATTGAAAAAATTTGTAAGACAGTAGATGTGCCAATAGGAGCCAAGGAAGTTGGTTTCGGGATCGATGGCTTTGTTGCTGAAAAACTCTACAATGCTGGTATTGCATATATTGATGTGGCTGGTGCAGGGGGGACCTCCTGGAGCCAGGTTGAAAAACTTCGTTCACAGGATCCTTTGAAAAAGGCAGCTGCGGAAGCGTTTAATGACTGGGGATTGCCGACCAAAGACTGCTTGGTATCAGTAAAAAGCAAACTTCCGGATATCCCGCTTGTGGCAAGTGGAGGAATGAAGACAGGTGTCGACGCAGCAAAGGCGATTACGATTGGAGCAGATGTAGTAGGCTATGCACGCCAATTATTGCAGGCTGCCACCGAATCCACAGAACTAGTGGAACGAAAAATGCAGCAGATTGAACTAGAACTTATGATGACTATGTTTGGTATTGGTGTTAAGACCTTAGATGAATTAAAGAATACTCAAAGAGTTACAATAATGGGAAGATCTTTATTGGAGGAAAACAGTTAA
- a CDS encoding DUF2188 domain-containing protein — protein MPWTMNDYPSSMKNLDDAIKKKAIDIANSMIDEGYDEGRAIPIAIEQAKEWRKNHDKKDVKDYEKKGKPTQRSEEDKEYENNPERLEEGEQVVPHEDGWAVQSTHAKKPSNVYKNKDEAIERAKEIAENKGTSLTVFNKEGSIQNQQSYKSDS, from the coding sequence ATGCCTTGGACAATGAATGACTACCCATCTTCCATGAAAAATTTAGATGATGCAATAAAGAAGAAGGCAATAGATATTGCGAACTCAATGATAGACGAAGGTTACGATGAAGGCCGGGCTATTCCTATTGCGATTGAACAGGCAAAGGAATGGAGAAAAAACCATGATAAGAAGGATGTAAAAGATTATGAGAAAAAAGGAAAGCCGACCCAGCGTTCAGAAGAGGATAAAGAGTATGAAAATAACCCGGAAAGACTTGAAGAGGGAGAACAAGTAGTCCCACATGAAGATGGTTGGGCAGTACAATCAACGCACGCTAAAAAACCAAGTAATGTTTATAAAAATAAAGATGAGGCGATTGAACGAGCGAAAGAAATTGCCGAAAACAAAGGCACCTCACTCACTGTATTTAATAAAGAAGGCTCCATTCAAAATCAACAGTCCTATAAATCAGATTCTTAA
- a CDS encoding HD domain-containing protein, whose amino-acid sequence MKERAKAFAIKAHEGQVRKNSNAAYVTHPIRVAERLEKEGFSDELVSAAYLHDVVEDTPYVIEDIEREFGPHVARFVAAHTEDKSKSWKERKQHTINTILHADRDIKCLIIADKLDNILGLEEDLEVLGNKVWENFNAGMEDQKWYNSSIAAAMHHGLSEEEIPSYFNEYEQAVKRVFD is encoded by the coding sequence ATGAAAGAGCGTGCCAAAGCTTTTGCTATAAAAGCACATGAAGGACAAGTACGGAAAAACTCAAACGCTGCATATGTTACCCATCCAATTCGAGTAGCTGAACGTTTAGAAAAGGAAGGATTTAGTGATGAGCTGGTTAGTGCTGCTTATTTGCATGACGTAGTAGAAGACACGCCTTATGTAATTGAAGATATTGAAAGGGAATTCGGACCCCATGTCGCTCGATTCGTTGCTGCACATACGGAGGATAAATCCAAGTCTTGGAAGGAACGTAAGCAGCACACAATAAATACCATACTACATGCAGATAGAGACATAAAATGTTTAATTATTGCTGACAAGCTTGATAATATTCTCGGTTTAGAAGAAGATCTGGAAGTGTTGGGAAATAAAGTTTGGGAGAACTTTAATGCAGGAATGGAAGATCAAAAATGGTATAACTCTTCCATAGCTGCGGCAATGCATCATGGTTTAAGCGAAGAAGAAATACCTTCCTATTTTAATGAATATGAACAAGCTGTCAAGCGTGTGTTTGATTGA
- a CDS encoding siderophore ABC transporter substrate-binding protein: protein MKKFLLLAVIAFIALFTVACGTSEEGDKTSGSDEGSKKEESSEQPETITVKHELGETDVPKNPEKVVVFDFGMLDTMNKLDIEVTALPKKIIPEYLSEYNDEKYENVGSLKEPDFEKIAEIDPDLIIISGRQSDVYDQLKELAPTVYLGLDATRYMDSFKENVTTVGEIFGKEEEVKTELEDIEGLISSVNEKAQKLDKKALLLLANDDKISAYGPNSRFGLIHDVLGLPAADEGIEASTHGMNVSFEYVVEQNPDLLYVIDRSAAIGAEGSPAKQMVENELVENTTAYKNDDIYYLDPELWYLSGGGLISVKEMIKEVEASLEK from the coding sequence ATGAAGAAATTTTTATTATTAGCAGTTATAGCATTTATTGCTTTATTTACTGTAGCCTGTGGCACAAGTGAAGAGGGAGACAAGACTTCCGGTTCAGATGAAGGAAGTAAAAAAGAAGAAAGCAGTGAACAACCAGAAACGATTACAGTTAAGCACGAACTTGGTGAGACAGATGTTCCTAAAAATCCTGAGAAAGTAGTTGTGTTTGATTTTGGAATGCTTGATACAATGAATAAATTAGATATCGAAGTTACTGCACTACCGAAAAAAATTATCCCTGAATATTTAAGTGAATACAATGATGAAAAATATGAAAACGTAGGTAGCTTAAAAGAACCTGATTTTGAAAAAATTGCTGAAATCGACCCTGATCTGATTATTATTTCTGGTCGTCAATCTGATGTGTATGATCAGCTGAAAGAGCTTGCACCTACTGTATACCTTGGTTTGGATGCGACACGCTATATGGATTCATTTAAAGAAAATGTAACTACTGTTGGAGAAATTTTTGGTAAAGAAGAAGAAGTGAAAACTGAATTAGAAGATATTGAAGGTTTAATAAGCTCTGTGAATGAAAAAGCACAGAAGTTGGATAAAAAGGCATTACTTCTATTAGCAAATGACGATAAGATTAGTGCTTACGGACCTAATTCTCGCTTTGGATTAATTCATGATGTATTAGGCTTGCCGGCAGCTGATGAAGGTATTGAAGCTTCCACACATGGAATGAACGTATCATTTGAATATGTTGTGGAGCAAAATCCTGATTTGTTATATGTTATCGACCGTAGTGCTGCTATCGGAGCAGAAGGTTCACCCGCCAAGCAAATGGTAGAAAATGAATTGGTAGAAAATACAACTGCGTATAAGAATGACGATATCTATTATTTAGATCCAGAGCTATGGTATCTATCCGGGGGCGGACTAATTTCCGTAAAAGAAATGATTAAAGAAGTAGAAGCAAGTCTGGAAAAATAA